The following are from one region of the Eulemur rufifrons isolate Redbay chromosome 17, OSU_ERuf_1, whole genome shotgun sequence genome:
- the LHFPL2 gene encoding LHFPL tetraspan subfamily member 2 protein, translating into MCHVIVTCRSMLWTLLSIVVAFAELIAFMSADWLIGKAKSHSRSGAEPAGPGGSSPELYHPTLGIYARCTRNPGLQHFQRDMLCGPYAESFGEIASGFWQATAIFLAVGIFILCIVALVSVFTMCVQSIMKKSIFNVCGLLQGIAGLFLILGLILYPAGWGCQKAIDYCGHYASAYKPGDCSLGWAFYTAIGGTVLTFICAVFSAQAEIATSSDKVQEEIEEGKNLICLL; encoded by the exons ATGTGTCATGTCATTGTCACCTGTCGCTCGATGCTCTGGACCCTCCTGAGTATTGTGGTGGCTTTTGCAGAGCTCATTGCCTTCATGAGCGCAGACTGGCTCATCGGGAAAGCGAAGAGCCACAGCCGCAGCGGCGCCGAGCCGGCCGGCCCGGGCGGGAGCTCCCCGGAGCTCTACCACCCCACCTTGGGCATCTACGCGCGCTGCACGCGGAACCCCGGGCTGCAGCACTTCCAGCGGGACATGCTGTGTGGGCCCTACGCGGAGAGCTTCGGCGAGATCGCCAGCGGCTTCTGGCAGGCCACTGCGATTTTCCTGGCCGTGGGAATCTTTATTCTCTGCATAGTGGCCTTGGTGTCCGTCTTCACCATGTGTGTGCAGAGCATCATGAAGAAAAGCATTTTCAACGTCTGTGGGCTGTTGCAAGGAATCGCAG GTCTATTCCTTATCCTTGGTTTGATACTCTACCCTGCTGGCTGGGGCTGTCAGAAGGCCATAGACTACTGTGGACATTATGCGTCTGCCTACAAACCTGGAGACTGCTCCTTGGGCTGGGCCTTTTATACTGCCATCGGTGGCACAGTCCTCACCTTCATCTGTGCTGTCTTCTCCGCACAAGCAGAAATTGCAACCTCCAGTGACAAAGTAcaggaagaaattgaagagggGAAAAACCTTATCTGCCTCCTTTAG